A genomic region of Spirochaetota bacterium contains the following coding sequences:
- the fliR gene encoding flagellar biosynthetic protein FliR — protein MEYFVYQFHIFLLIMLRMNSMIVVAPFFSSGVIPFRIKAILSFFITLVIFPVVATKGYALPGNMGEFALLILREITIGLFLGFLIGVIFSAFQLAGQYFSVQIGFGINEVLDPLGQVSIPIVGQLKNLMGLLVFMFIYGHHFLIKAIFRSYELVPIISLERESSMTLLKFLVHSLSGMFVIALKIALPVVATIFLVSVSMGILAKAAPQMNIMMLGFPLKIATAFGILLLISPLIIRIMQVSLERTFKFITKVLLYWPA, from the coding sequence GTGGAATATTTTGTATATCAATTTCATATTTTTTTGCTCATAATGTTAAGGATGAACTCAATGATTGTGGTTGCTCCCTTCTTTTCCAGTGGTGTAATACCATTCAGGATAAAGGCAATTCTATCTTTTTTTATTACACTTGTTATCTTTCCAGTAGTAGCAACCAAGGGTTACGCCCTACCAGGTAATATGGGTGAATTTGCATTGCTTATCTTGAGAGAGATTACAATTGGGCTCTTCTTAGGCTTTTTGATTGGGGTAATATTTTCGGCCTTTCAGTTGGCGGGGCAGTACTTTTCTGTTCAGATCGGGTTTGGCATTAATGAGGTGTTGGACCCACTCGGACAGGTGTCTATTCCAATTGTTGGGCAGTTGAAGAATTTGATGGGATTGCTTGTTTTTATGTTTATTTATGGCCATCACTTCTTGATAAAGGCGATTTTTAGATCCTACGAGTTAGTGCCGATCATCAGTCTTGAAAGAGAATCATCGATGACGCTTTTGAAGTTTCTTGTGCATTCCTTGAGTGGAATGTTTGTCATTGCATTAAAGATTGCCCTGCCGGTTGTCGCAACAATCTTTCTGGTTTCTGTCAGCATGGGTATATTGGCTAAAGCTGCTCCACAGATGAATATAATGATGCTTGGTTTTCCATTGAAGATTGCTACGGCCTTTGGAATTTTACTGCTTATATCGCCATTGATAATACGGATAATGCAGGTATCTTTAGAGAGGACCTTTAAATTTATTACAAAGGTTTTATTATATTGGCCTGCCTAA
- the fliP gene encoding flagellar type III secretion system pore protein FliP (The bacterial flagellar biogenesis protein FliP forms a type III secretion system (T3SS)-type pore required for flagellar assembly.) codes for MPIPRITFDVKEAETPKDIALSLQLLFLLTILTLAPSIIIMMTSFTRVVIVLDFVKRALTLQQMPPNQVIVGLAIFITIFIMAPTLSEINEQALQPYLSKKINNEEFFNKAIQPLRTFMFRQTRKKDIALFIDLAKLDKPKSEEDIPTYCLIPSFMISELKRAFEMGIYLFIPFMVIDMIVASALMAMGMIMLPPVMISLPFKIVLFVLVDGWNLLVYELVRSFR; via the coding sequence ATGCCCATTCCAAGGATTACCTTTGATGTTAAGGAGGCGGAGACTCCAAAGGATATTGCACTTAGTCTTCAGTTGCTATTTTTGTTAACTATCCTCACACTTGCGCCATCAATAATAATAATGATGACATCTTTTACAAGAGTGGTAATAGTCTTGGATTTTGTTAAGAGGGCTCTAACTTTGCAGCAGATGCCGCCAAATCAGGTTATTGTGGGATTGGCAATATTCATCACAATATTTATAATGGCGCCTACCCTTAGCGAGATAAATGAGCAAGCCCTTCAACCATACCTTAGCAAGAAGATCAATAATGAAGAGTTTTTTAATAAGGCTATTCAACCCTTAAGAACATTTATGTTTAGGCAGACAAGAAAGAAGGATATTGCCCTTTTTATTGATCTTGCGAAGTTGGATAAACCAAAGAGTGAGGAAGATATCCCAACATATTGCCTTATTCCATCCTTTATGATTAGCGAATTGAAACGGGCCTTTGAGATGGGTATATATCTCTTTATTCCGTTTATGGTAATAGATATGATTGTGGCTAGCGCACTTATGGCCATGGGGATGATCATGCTTCCACCAGTTATGATATCCCTTCCCTTCAAGATTGTGCTATTCGTCCTTGTAGATGGCTGGAATCTTCTTGTTTATGAACTTGTGAGGTCCTTCAGATAG
- the fliQ gene encoding flagellar biosynthesis protein FliQ translates to MTDVEVIRILREALMTIMVVSAPILGAGMIVGLIISIFQTTTSIQEQTLTFVPKVVAIFMMVLLFAAWIIHTLVNYTKNIFLIIGNIGPG, encoded by the coding sequence ATGACTGACGTAGAGGTTATCCGAATATTGAGGGAGGCGCTTATGACTATCATGGTTGTCTCAGCTCCGATACTCGGGGCCGGTATGATAGTAGGACTGATCATCTCTATATTTCAGACTACCACCTCTATCCAGGAACAGACATTAACCTTTGTGCCAAAGGTTGTAGCAATTTTTATGATGGTACTGTTGTTTGCTGCATGGATAATTCATACATTGGTAAACTATACAAAGAATATATTTTTAATAATAGGAAATATTGGTCCAGGATGA
- a CDS encoding flagellar biosynthetic protein FliO, translating to MVNSRIEKQGEKGEGFIKGKGSEGEDKSDESNRGERDDASLYEYQSPSAPEESYVWLIFKTIFVLGALIGVFYYFFRFVTKKAGIQTIGRDVVQVLSIVPIGQNKFIQVIDLAGKILVIGVSDASISLITEIRDRDEIDRIRLLCSSSSPARVGGFQEYISKHIVRIFGGSGSPTLGNDDYRVSAHDRENSRSGYLKRQRDRLKNLGSIEHEK from the coding sequence TTGGTTAATTCAAGGATAGAAAAGCAGGGCGAGAAAGGGGAGGGATTCATTAAAGGTAAGGGATCAGAGGGGGAGGATAAGAGTGATGAGTCTAATCGAGGGGAGAGGGATGATGCCTCCCTCTATGAATACCAAAGCCCTTCAGCACCTGAAGAGTCATATGTATGGTTGATCTTTAAGACAATTTTTGTTCTTGGCGCACTAATAGGAGTGTTTTACTATTTTTTTAGGTTTGTTACGAAAAAGGCTGGAATACAGACGATTGGCAGGGACGTTGTTCAGGTCCTGTCGATTGTGCCAATAGGTCAGAACAAATTTATACAGGTAATTGATCTTGCCGGTAAAATTCTGGTTATTGGTGTCTCGGATGCTAGTATTAGTCTTATTACCGAGATAAGGGATAGGGATGAGATTGATAGGATAAGGTTGCTTTGCTCATCTTCATCCCCAGCAAGGGTAGGGGGATTTCAGGAATACATATCAAAGCATATTGTGAGAATCTTTGGTGGAAGTGGGAGCCCAACCTTGGGGAATGATGATTATAGGGTTAGCGCACATGATAGAGAGAATAGTAGATCAGGTTATCTTAAAAGACAAAGGGACAGATTGAAGAATTTAGGTTCTATTGAACATGAAAAGTAG
- the fliN gene encoding flagellar motor switch protein FliN produces MGDGSLSQDEIDALLQGTDDVISTPDAAPPVDVAQRGGALSPIERDSLADLLNASMEVVVPSLSGYLGKSINISSALIEVKSQNDVRSDFTKQYVQLSVDYTDGFSGKNLILFNNDDAGIISSLMMGDETGAPSEELTEAHQSTIQEFVSQMLSSNATEFSNRFGRSVGVSAPVLSIVNDASQLQLPPGNEIAKITYNFSIEGLVNSKFYHLMELPLAADLARSSMSEIQTSLPPQQTDQHGMQSGGQVGVSQVKFPPLGDGVPYASGGNISLLLDVPMNMTVELGRTRQLVKDILGLGEGSIIELDKLAGEPVDLLVNGKLIAKGEVVVIDENFGVRVTDIVSPAERLSKIQ; encoded by the coding sequence ATGGGCGATGGTTCTTTGTCTCAGGATGAGATTGATGCCCTATTGCAGGGGACCGATGATGTAATTTCCACGCCAGATGCAGCCCCTCCAGTGGATGTTGCACAAAGGGGTGGAGCCCTATCACCGATTGAGAGGGATTCTCTTGCTGATTTGTTGAATGCGAGCATGGAGGTTGTTGTTCCTTCTCTTTCCGGTTATTTGGGGAAGAGCATTAACATCTCCAGCGCACTTATTGAGGTGAAATCTCAGAATGATGTGAGGAGTGATTTCACAAAGCAATACGTCCAGCTTTCTGTTGATTATACAGATGGTTTCAGTGGAAAGAATCTTATCTTATTTAATAATGATGATGCAGGCATAATCTCTTCGCTTATGATGGGAGATGAAACGGGTGCGCCTAGTGAAGAGTTGACAGAAGCGCATCAGAGTACTATTCAAGAATTTGTAAGTCAAATGCTGTCTTCAAATGCCACTGAATTTAGTAATAGATTTGGGAGATCTGTAGGTGTATCCGCTCCGGTTCTTTCTATTGTTAATGATGCTTCCCAATTGCAATTGCCTCCTGGGAATGAGATTGCCAAGATTACCTATAATTTTAGCATAGAGGGGCTTGTAAACTCAAAATTTTATCACTTAATGGAATTGCCTCTTGCGGCTGATTTGGCCAGATCTTCAATGTCAGAAATTCAGACTTCACTTCCCCCCCAACAAACCGATCAGCATGGTATGCAATCCGGTGGACAGGTTGGAGTGAGTCAGGTCAAATTCCCTCCCTTAGGGGATGGGGTTCCTTATGCTTCAGGTGGGAATATATCATTGCTCCTTGATGTCCCAATGAATATGACTGTTGAGTTGGGTAGGACTAGGCAGTTGGTGAAGGATATATTAGGTTTGGGGGAGGGATCAATAATAGAATTGGATAAGCTGGCCGGCGAACCGGTTGATCTTCTTGTTAATGGGAAGTTGATTGCGAAGGGTGAAGTTGTAGTAATAGATGAAAATTTTGGCGTTCGAGTGACAGATATCGTTAGTCCTGCTGAAAGACTTAGCAAGATTCAATAG